In Helianthus annuus cultivar XRQ/B chromosome 8, HanXRQr2.0-SUNRISE, whole genome shotgun sequence, a single genomic region encodes these proteins:
- the LOC110869617 gene encoding uncharacterized protein LOC110869617, whose translation MDADGRSGGLLSLWNLCVFKKELEVKNQNFILLKGKVIGEGVDLIIVNIYGSTLKTNRRRMWEELLEAKNMINGHWIMLGDFNEVRFPEERFNSQFDASAAMCFNSFISRGGFQEYNMGGMRFTFLAGDGSNLSKIDRVLVCNNFMDKWPNASLLALNRKITDHSPLILSTVNNSFGPSPFRLFNSWFTLDGFDEAVKRGLNKICDSRFKDEVVAVKLKAIKDELKIWRKNNKDEEERDLTEAQNKITQLDDLAETRLLSDSEIMIWQDCKEKVKKWHDKVAADLCQKAKSRWIGLGDENTSYFHTIMNSHIARNKINGLWIDGAWVSDPNEIKTQFLAAFQAKFKEPINVRPRIGAAGFKRLSQEQAEGLITPFSILEVGNAVWECGINKSPGPDGITFKLIKAY comes from the coding sequence atggATGCGGATGGAAGGTCGGGGGGATTATTGTCGCTTTGGAATCTTTGCGTGTTCAAGAAAGAATTAGAGGTAAAAAACCAAAATTTCATTTTATTAAAAGGAAAGGTTATTGGGGAGGGAGTGGATTTGATTATTGTAAACATCTATGGGTCAACGCTAAAGACAAATAGGAGACGGATGTGGGAGGAGCTGCTGGaagcaaaaaacatgataaatggCCATTGGATAATGTTGGGGGACTTCAACGAGGTCAGATTCCCCGAAGAGAGATTTAACTCCCAATTTGACGCGAGTGCAGCCATGTGTTTCAATAGTTTCATAAGTAGAGGGGGTTTTCAAGAATATAATATGGGGGGCATGAGATTCACCTTCTTGGCGGGCGATGGATCAAATCTAAGCAAAATAGACCGGGTCTTGGTTTGCAACAATTTTATGGATAAATGGCCGAACGCGTCTTTACTAGCTCTTAATAGAAAAATCACTGATCATAGTCCATTGATTTTATCCACGGTAAACAACAGTTTTGGGCCATCTCCGTTTAGACTTTTTAATAGTTGGTTTACCTTGGACGGGTTCGATGAAGCGGTTAAGAGGGGTTTAAACAAGATTTGTGATTCTCGGTTCAAGGATGAGGTAGTGGCAGTCAAACTCAAGGCAATAAAAGACGAGTTGAAAATATGGCGAAAAAACAACAAAGACGAAGAGGAGAGAGACCTGACGGAAGCTCAGAACAAGATAACACAATTGGACGACCTAGCAGAAACTAGATTATTGTCTGATTCGGAAATTATGATATGGCAAGATTGTAAAGAAAAGGTTAAAAAGTGGCACGATAAGGTGGCAGCGGATTTGTGCCAAAAGGCGAAGTCAAGATGGATAGGACTAGGGGACGAGAATACGAGCTACTTCCATACTATTATGAATAGTCACATAGCCAGAAACAAAATCAATGGTCTGTGGATAGACGGGGCATGGGTTTCGGACCCGAAtgaaattaaaacacaatttttgGCAGCCTTTCAAGCAAAATTCAAGGAGCCGATTAATGTAAGGCCTAGAATTGGAGCTGCGGGTTTCAAAAGATTGAGCCAGGAACAAGCTGAAGGTTTAATTACTCCTTTCTCTATTTTGGAAGTAGGAAACGCGGTTTGGGAGTGCGGGATTAATAAGTCTCCGGGTCCGGACGGGATCACTTTCAAGCTAATTAAAGCATACTAG